In Marinobacter sp. LQ44, the following are encoded in one genomic region:
- a CDS encoding fatty acid--CoA ligase, with translation MAQTRILPAADNAYQYPLLIKRLLLSGPRYNPDQEIVYANRSKYTYTDLVERIHKLANALTDAGVKPGDTVAVMDWDTPRYLECFFAIPMIGAILHTVNVRLSPEQIVYTMNHAEDDVVLVHDDFLPIIEGVKDEIKTVKTWIQLTDSDNAKSTTVDSHGEYEAMLAKADNQFDFPDFDENSVATTFYTTGTTGNPKGVYFSHRQLVLHTLAMTGTIAHFDEMPLLRSSSVYMPVTPMFHVHAWGVPYAATMMGIKQVYPGRYEPELLVDLLKTHKVSFSHCVPTIMQMMMATESIKTADLSNWHVLIGGSALTKGLCDAGAKLGIKMFTGYGMSETCPLLSATHMKPEDLELPLEQQTAIRVKTGIAVPLVDLEIVDPDGKPVAHDGEAKGEVVARAPWLTQSYFKQPDKGEELWEGGWLHTGDVASMEPDNTLTIKDRIKDVIKTGGEWLSSLDLENLISQHPAVAGAAVVGVPDEKWGERPHALVTLKPGEQAGVEDIQNHLKQFVESGEINKWAIPEQIDFVEDIPKTSVGKINKKLIRDQLKD, from the coding sequence ATGGCACAAACCCGCATTCTCCCCGCGGCCGACAACGCTTATCAGTACCCCCTTCTGATCAAACGGCTTCTGCTCTCCGGACCTCGTTATAACCCGGACCAGGAAATCGTTTACGCCAACCGCAGCAAGTACACCTATACCGACCTGGTAGAGCGCATCCACAAACTCGCCAACGCCCTGACAGACGCCGGCGTGAAGCCCGGCGACACCGTGGCGGTGATGGACTGGGACACCCCACGCTACCTGGAGTGTTTCTTCGCGATCCCGATGATCGGTGCCATTCTGCACACCGTTAACGTGCGTCTGTCACCGGAACAGATTGTGTATACCATGAACCACGCGGAAGACGACGTGGTGCTGGTACACGATGATTTCCTGCCGATCATCGAGGGCGTCAAAGACGAAATCAAAACCGTCAAAACCTGGATTCAGCTGACTGACAGCGACAACGCCAAATCAACCACAGTCGACTCCCATGGCGAATATGAGGCCATGCTGGCCAAAGCCGACAACCAGTTCGACTTCCCGGACTTTGACGAAAACAGCGTGGCCACCACTTTCTACACCACCGGTACCACGGGCAACCCCAAAGGCGTTTATTTCAGCCACCGGCAGCTGGTACTACACACCCTGGCCATGACCGGCACCATCGCTCACTTCGATGAAATGCCGCTGCTCCGTTCTTCCTCCGTGTATATGCCGGTCACCCCTATGTTCCATGTTCACGCCTGGGGTGTGCCCTACGCAGCCACCATGATGGGCATCAAGCAGGTTTACCCGGGCCGCTACGAGCCGGAACTGCTGGTCGACCTGCTGAAAACACATAAAGTTTCTTTCTCGCACTGTGTGCCCACCATCATGCAGATGATGATGGCCACCGAATCCATCAAGACCGCCGACCTCAGCAACTGGCATGTACTCATCGGAGGCAGCGCCCTGACCAAGGGTCTCTGTGATGCCGGCGCCAAACTCGGCATCAAGATGTTCACCGGCTACGGCATGTCGGAAACCTGCCCGCTGCTGAGCGCCACCCACATGAAGCCGGAAGACCTCGAGCTACCCCTTGAACAGCAAACGGCCATCCGGGTGAAAACCGGCATCGCCGTTCCATTGGTAGACCTTGAGATTGTCGACCCGGATGGCAAACCGGTTGCCCACGACGGCGAAGCCAAGGGCGAAGTGGTTGCCCGGGCACCCTGGTTGACCCAGAGCTACTTCAAACAGCCAGACAAGGGCGAGGAACTCTGGGAAGGCGGCTGGTTGCACACCGGTGACGTGGCCAGCATGGAGCCAGACAACACGCTGACCATCAAGGACCGCATCAAGGATGTGATCAAGACCGGGGGTGAGTGGCTTTCCTCTCTGGACCTTGAAAACTTGATCAGCCAGCACCCGGCCGTGGCGGGTGCCGCTGTGGTTGGCGTGCCCGATGAGAAATGGGGCGAGCGGCCGCATGCGCTGGTGACCCTCAAACCCGGAGAGCAAGCCGGCGTCGAGGACATCCAGAACCACCTGAAACAGTTCGTGGAGAGCGGCGAGATCAACAAATGGGCCATCCCGGAGCAAATTGATTTCGTGGAGGATATCCCCAAGACCAGTGTTGGCAAGATCAACAAGAAGTTGATTCGGGATCAGCTCAAAGACTGA
- a CDS encoding D-amino acid dehydrogenase, which produces MHVLVLGAGVVGVTSAWYLHQQGHQVTVVDRQSQSGLETSYANGGQVSVSHAEPWANPSAPLKVLKWLFQPDAPLLFRPRLDPYQWRWALSFLTQCTSAKAAHNIRQMVNLGTYSRDCLQALRRDAGIEYDHLEKGILHFYTNPTEFDAAMEPARIMRELGCDRQVIDAEKAVQIEPALQPVRHRIAGATYTADDESGDARAFTQSLARRCEEAGVTFVYGTEVLDFDRAGDRILGVQVINEGKHQILRADSYVLSLGSFSAILARKLGLFLNIYPAKGYSITVPVKNPDAAFSVSLTDDEYKLVYSRLGDRIRVAGTAELNGYTRDLNYTRCRAIVRRSAELMPEAAYWDKSEFWTGLRPATPSNVPYIGKSHFANLYLNTGHGTLGWTHSCGSAAALADIVAGRTPEVDFTFSGL; this is translated from the coding sequence ATGCATGTACTGGTTCTAGGGGCCGGTGTCGTAGGAGTTACCTCGGCCTGGTATCTGCACCAGCAGGGCCATCAGGTAACAGTAGTCGACCGTCAGAGCCAGTCAGGCCTGGAAACCAGTTATGCCAATGGTGGCCAGGTCTCTGTGTCCCATGCCGAACCCTGGGCCAATCCCTCGGCGCCGCTCAAGGTACTGAAATGGCTGTTTCAGCCGGATGCCCCCCTGTTGTTCCGCCCCCGACTGGACCCTTACCAATGGCGCTGGGCCTTGTCTTTCCTGACCCAGTGCACCTCAGCCAAGGCGGCCCATAATATTCGCCAGATGGTTAACCTGGGCACTTATAGTCGGGACTGTCTGCAGGCACTGCGCAGGGATGCTGGTATCGAATACGACCACCTTGAGAAAGGGATCCTTCATTTCTACACCAATCCGACAGAGTTTGATGCGGCCATGGAGCCTGCCCGGATCATGCGTGAGCTTGGCTGTGACCGACAGGTGATCGATGCGGAAAAGGCGGTGCAGATCGAACCTGCATTGCAGCCAGTGCGCCATCGAATTGCCGGTGCCACGTACACCGCCGATGATGAAAGTGGTGATGCCCGGGCCTTCACCCAGTCGTTGGCAAGGCGTTGTGAAGAGGCCGGCGTAACGTTTGTGTACGGGACCGAGGTGCTGGATTTTGATCGCGCTGGTGACCGTATTCTGGGCGTGCAGGTCATTAACGAAGGCAAACACCAGATCCTTCGCGCGGACAGTTATGTGCTGAGTCTCGGCAGCTTCAGTGCCATCCTGGCCCGAAAATTGGGTCTGTTCCTGAACATATACCCCGCCAAGGGCTACTCAATCACCGTGCCGGTCAAAAATCCGGATGCGGCATTCAGTGTCAGTTTGACCGATGACGAATACAAACTGGTCTATTCGCGACTGGGTGACCGGATACGGGTGGCGGGTACCGCTGAGCTCAACGGCTATACCCGGGACCTGAACTACACTCGGTGCCGGGCCATTGTGCGAAGATCAGCGGAACTGATGCCGGAAGCCGCGTACTGGGACAAGTCCGAATTCTGGACTGGCCTGCGGCCAGCAACGCCTTCGAACGTGCCCTATATCGGTAAGAGTCACTTTGCCAACCTGTACCTGAACACTGGCCACGGCACTTTGGGGTGGACTCACTCCTGTGGTTCTGCAGCGGCATTGGCGGATATCGTGGCCGGTCGCACACCAGAGGTCGACTTCACCTTCTCCGGGCTCTGA
- a CDS encoding translation initiation factor Sui1, with the protein MGMKKREGGLVFSTEQGRMCPECRNPVAGCTCGQPERRAGDGVVRVSRETKGRKGKGVTLITGIPMDDKELKAYAKVLKAKCGTGGTVKDGVVEIQGDQRDILVPLLQQKGWTVKKSGG; encoded by the coding sequence ATGGGAATGAAAAAGCGGGAAGGCGGCCTGGTTTTCTCCACAGAGCAGGGGCGTATGTGCCCGGAATGTCGGAACCCGGTTGCTGGCTGCACCTGCGGGCAGCCAGAACGGCGGGCGGGTGACGGCGTTGTTCGGGTCAGCCGGGAAACCAAGGGGCGCAAAGGTAAGGGGGTTACCCTGATCACTGGTATCCCGATGGATGACAAAGAACTGAAAGCCTACGCCAAAGTGCTAAAAGCCAAATGTGGCACAGGTGGTACAGTGAAGGACGGTGTGGTGGAAATTCAGGGCGACCAACGGGATATTCTCGTGCCCTTGCTTCAGCAGAAAGGGTGGACAGTAAAAAAATCCGGAGGCTGA
- a CDS encoding DUF4136 domain-containing protein produces MRVFIIAVMAAFMTGCASNVVTDYNSATVFGNFTSWAYAPGQQDSGFTSLDDSRVRSAIERELNRKAMKQVADAEADLLVSWQIVPEDRLEQVGVGLGFGFGRGNFGWGVSAPPPVREITEGKLVVELADRRNSEVVWRAASRRYLNENQSPETRRKLIDEVVSEMFSKYPPGLN; encoded by the coding sequence ATGCGAGTGTTTATCATAGCGGTCATGGCCGCATTTATGACTGGCTGCGCCAGCAACGTGGTTACCGACTACAACTCGGCGACAGTGTTCGGCAACTTTACCAGCTGGGCCTACGCACCGGGACAACAAGATTCTGGTTTCACATCGCTGGATGACAGCCGGGTTCGTTCTGCCATTGAGCGCGAACTTAACCGCAAGGCCATGAAACAGGTCGCTGATGCCGAGGCTGATTTGCTGGTTTCATGGCAGATTGTCCCGGAAGATCGCTTGGAGCAGGTTGGAGTGGGGCTCGGCTTCGGTTTTGGCCGAGGCAACTTTGGCTGGGGCGTATCGGCTCCGCCACCGGTGCGGGAAATCACCGAGGGCAAACTGGTTGTCGAACTGGCTGACCGGCGTAACTCCGAGGTGGTCTGGCGTGCTGCGAGCCGTCGTTACCTGAATGAAAACCAGTCACCGGAAACCCGGCGCAAGTTGATCGACGAGGTTGTCTCGGAAATGTTTTCCAAATACCCTCCCGGCCTGAACTGA
- a CDS encoding YigZ family protein — translation MSKDYPVPSGYLERETEVKKSRFIARVYPVSSREEVRERVARAHLDYPDARHVCWAYQIGRPGSAAEAAMNDDGEPSGTAGKPILGVIQHKDMGDVLVIVVRYFGGIKLGAGGLVRAYAGAAESVLSEVGRTLQQTLVQAVVVLDFADEQPLRHWCEVHEGQIQSIQYSNRVNALVSVPETRATEFAAFCDAQKLDYRLET, via the coding sequence ATGAGTAAAGACTACCCTGTACCCTCAGGATACCTTGAGCGGGAAACGGAAGTGAAGAAGAGCCGATTCATCGCCCGGGTGTATCCGGTAAGCTCCCGCGAAGAGGTCAGGGAACGTGTTGCGCGTGCCCACCTGGACTACCCTGATGCCCGTCATGTGTGCTGGGCTTATCAGATTGGCCGCCCTGGGTCGGCGGCAGAAGCTGCCATGAATGACGATGGCGAACCGTCTGGTACTGCCGGCAAGCCCATCCTGGGCGTGATTCAGCACAAGGACATGGGTGATGTGCTGGTGATCGTTGTTCGCTATTTCGGAGGCATCAAGCTGGGAGCGGGCGGTTTGGTTCGCGCCTACGCTGGCGCGGCGGAGAGCGTGTTATCCGAAGTGGGGCGGACCCTGCAGCAAACGCTGGTGCAGGCAGTGGTGGTTTTGGACTTTGCCGACGAACAGCCGCTTCGGCATTGGTGTGAAGTCCATGAAGGCCAGATCCAATCGATTCAGTACAGTAACCGGGTCAATGCGCTGGTGTCGGTACCGGAAACCCGAGCGACTGAGTTCGCGGCGTTCTGCGATGCGCAAAAGCTGGATTACCGTTTGGAAACCTGA
- a CDS encoding sensor histidine kinase, translated as MKRFMFPLFWRIFLSIWLAMSVTVVASNLATRYLLDRERQAIERQVGLHELAREALVLRLGEDRGAMWRFLRAEGERLDLHLMLIEKEEGEHRLPRHIRERIQSGWYPNKPAVITLEEGYQLVAWPRMGSDGWLDPRFFRYVELGLAFLLISLACWWIARLVSRPLRQMESTAKAIAEGDTQLRVPNRIARRRDEVGQLASAFNAMTDRLCQLLERQNHLLRDISHDLRTPLARQRVAIEIASDGGADPALMDSILRQNERLETMTGQILTLYRVSENGGSLEREPVKPLALMNRVLRDASDYAEHRGVDCKLVAADDTRTVSVLGDAGLLQRALDNVLQNALDHTPPGKSVHVSLALVDGSIQLDIADDGPGAPDGLLQQLFEPFFRADKSRGGKGWGLGLAIARDIVNAHDGSISACNRSEGGLQVTIRLPVFIGG; from the coding sequence ATGAAGCGTTTTATGTTCCCCTTGTTCTGGCGAATTTTCCTGTCAATCTGGCTCGCCATGTCGGTCACTGTGGTGGCCAGCAATCTCGCAACCCGGTACCTGCTGGACCGGGAACGGCAGGCCATTGAGCGCCAGGTAGGATTGCATGAGCTGGCCCGGGAAGCCCTGGTACTGCGCTTGGGGGAAGATCGCGGTGCAATGTGGCGTTTTCTGAGAGCCGAGGGTGAGCGCCTTGACTTGCACCTTATGCTGATCGAGAAAGAAGAGGGCGAACACCGTTTGCCCCGCCACATTCGGGAACGCATCCAGTCCGGCTGGTATCCCAACAAGCCAGCAGTAATCACTCTGGAAGAAGGCTATCAACTGGTCGCCTGGCCGAGGATGGGTAGTGACGGCTGGCTAGACCCCAGGTTTTTTCGGTATGTCGAGCTCGGACTGGCCTTTCTACTGATCTCTCTGGCTTGCTGGTGGATTGCCCGTTTGGTGTCCAGGCCGCTGCGCCAAATGGAGTCGACGGCAAAGGCAATCGCGGAAGGCGACACCCAGTTGCGGGTGCCCAACCGGATTGCCCGCCGCCGGGATGAAGTCGGTCAGCTGGCCAGTGCTTTCAACGCCATGACCGACCGGCTGTGTCAGTTACTGGAACGCCAGAATCATCTGCTGCGTGATATCTCCCATGACCTGAGAACGCCGCTGGCCCGGCAGCGGGTTGCTATTGAGATTGCCAGTGACGGCGGTGCCGATCCCGCGCTCATGGACAGCATCCTGCGACAGAACGAGCGGCTGGAAACCATGACCGGGCAGATTCTGACCCTTTACCGGGTATCTGAGAACGGCGGCTCGTTGGAGCGGGAGCCCGTGAAGCCTCTGGCACTGATGAACCGGGTGCTGCGGGATGCGTCCGATTACGCGGAGCACCGGGGGGTGGACTGTAAACTGGTGGCGGCCGATGACACCCGAACAGTGTCAGTGCTGGGCGACGCAGGGTTATTGCAGCGGGCTCTGGATAACGTGTTGCAGAATGCACTGGACCACACACCGCCGGGTAAATCCGTACACGTATCATTAGCTTTGGTGGATGGCAGCATACAACTGGATATTGCCGATGATGGCCCGGGCGCACCAGACGGGCTATTACAGCAGTTATTCGAGCCGTTTTTCCGCGCTGATAAATCACGGGGCGGTAAAGGTTGGGGGCTGGGGCTGGCCATTGCCCGGGACATCGTTAATGCCCACGATGGCAGTATTTCGGCCTGTAACCGTTCGGAGGGCGGCCTGCAGGTCACCATCCGGCTACCGGTGTTTATTGGTGGCTGA
- a CDS encoding response regulator transcription factor, with product MQNRVLLIEDDDELRELLTRYLTNQGFTVREAANGRDGLALAVGQDCDIVVLDIMLPDINGLDVLRELRGQTHLPVILLTARGDETDRIVGFEVGADDYIPKPCNPRELVARLQALLRRIAWDQKSDVDATRTYGDLRVEPGQRRIYQDDAPLELTATEYEVLQVLLAHAGSVVRKTDLMQWALGRRLEAYDRTLDMHISNLRKKLGNDDPPRIETIRGLGYSYRVPAA from the coding sequence ATGCAGAACCGGGTATTGTTGATCGAAGACGATGACGAGCTGAGAGAACTGCTGACCAGATACCTCACCAATCAGGGATTCACGGTTCGGGAAGCCGCCAATGGCCGGGATGGCCTTGCCCTGGCGGTGGGGCAGGATTGCGATATTGTGGTTCTGGATATCATGCTGCCAGACATCAATGGCCTGGATGTTCTGCGTGAGCTGCGTGGGCAAACCCACCTGCCGGTGATTCTACTGACGGCCCGGGGTGACGAAACTGACCGTATTGTCGGTTTTGAGGTGGGCGCCGATGATTACATCCCGAAACCCTGCAATCCCCGCGAGCTGGTGGCCCGCCTGCAGGCGTTGCTTCGCAGGATCGCCTGGGACCAGAAATCCGATGTGGACGCTACCCGCACCTACGGAGACCTGCGGGTGGAGCCTGGCCAACGTCGAATCTATCAGGACGATGCGCCCCTGGAGCTGACGGCGACCGAGTACGAGGTGCTTCAGGTGTTGCTGGCCCACGCCGGCAGTGTGGTACGCAAAACCGACTTGATGCAGTGGGCTCTTGGTCGCAGACTGGAAGCTTACGATCGCACCCTGGATATGCACATCAGCAATCTGCGTAAAAAGCTCGGTAACGATGACCCGCCTCGAATCGAAACCATACGAGGTCTGGGCTACAGCTACCGGGTGCCTGCAGCATGA
- a CDS encoding GNAT family N-acetyltransferase encodes MATPEKPEIILEHCAGIADIPERDWQRLAGCDNPFLRYEFFQALEHSGCTRTETGWTPSHLVFRVDGKICGLAPAYLKSHSMGEYVFDFSWAEAYQRYSLPYYPKLLIAVPFTPSQGPRFLLEDGFREQLTPAVLDSLLTKLTEQLGAHSWHLLFPNTSDQALLQHEDELHRIGCQFHWHNHGYQGFDDFLAALTSRKRKSIRKERRQVAAQGIHFQHFHGRDISDQVLSAFYVFYQATYLKRGRPPYLNKLFFEQLRETMPEHLHLIMAVRDGQLIAGALFLASDTTLYGRYWGCLEEYNHLHFETCYYQGIELALNLGLQHFDAGAQGEHKLVRGFEPTITHSWHGILHPGFREAIQSFTHEEAEHVISYFNDAQSALPFRQQEQD; translated from the coding sequence ATGGCAACACCTGAAAAACCCGAGATCATCCTGGAACACTGCGCCGGCATTGCCGACATTCCGGAGCGGGACTGGCAACGACTGGCCGGTTGCGACAACCCCTTCCTGCGCTATGAGTTCTTTCAGGCACTGGAACACTCGGGCTGCACCCGGACCGAAACCGGCTGGACACCCAGCCATCTGGTATTTCGCGTTGACGGAAAAATATGTGGCCTCGCCCCGGCCTATCTCAAAAGCCATTCCATGGGCGAATATGTTTTCGACTTCAGTTGGGCGGAAGCCTACCAACGCTACAGCCTGCCTTATTACCCCAAACTTCTGATCGCTGTGCCGTTCACCCCCTCCCAGGGCCCCCGATTTTTGCTGGAGGACGGCTTCCGCGAGCAGCTCACGCCGGCAGTGCTCGACTCGCTTCTGACCAAACTGACCGAACAACTCGGGGCGCATTCCTGGCACCTGCTGTTCCCGAACACCTCAGACCAGGCACTATTACAGCACGAGGACGAACTGCACCGGATCGGTTGCCAGTTTCACTGGCACAACCACGGCTATCAAGGATTTGACGATTTCCTGGCGGCGCTAACCTCCCGCAAGCGCAAATCCATTCGCAAAGAACGCCGGCAGGTGGCCGCGCAGGGCATCCACTTCCAGCATTTTCATGGAAGGGATATTTCCGACCAGGTGCTGTCGGCGTTTTACGTATTTTACCAGGCCACCTACCTCAAGCGCGGCCGCCCACCCTACCTGAACAAGCTGTTCTTCGAGCAATTGCGGGAGACCATGCCAGAACACCTGCACCTGATCATGGCGGTTCGCGACGGCCAACTGATTGCCGGCGCTCTGTTCCTGGCCAGCGACACCACCCTGTATGGTCGTTACTGGGGCTGCCTCGAAGAATACAATCACCTGCATTTCGAAACCTGCTACTACCAGGGCATTGAACTCGCCCTGAACCTCGGGCTCCAGCACTTCGACGCGGGGGCACAGGGGGAACACAAGCTGGTGCGGGGCTTTGAGCCCACCATCACCCATTCCTGGCACGGCATCCTTCACCCGGGGTTTCGGGAGGCTATCCAAAGCTTCACACACGAGGAAGCGGAGCATGTGATAAGTTACTTTAACGACGCACAATCCGCCCTGCCTTTCCGACAGCAGGAGCAGGATTAG
- a CDS encoding DUF3750 domain-containing protein: MTRLLKYSGWLLGALLLLVSGPLLLAATGTQPERNAWQTASRDSAGIAPTAADTHEAIVQVYGARAWSWRGYFAVHTWVATKEEGADHYKVHEVIGWRQHVVSSRPDDPDRHWFGARPELYADIRGDEAKTLIPEIYKAVDSYPYINEYEAWPGPNSNTFVAWVIRQTPGLNVALPNHAIGKDYLGNRVGATTPGGAGYQLSLGGYVGVLAGVREGVELNILGLSLGVNPLALGIKLPGIGELALRNTNPMPEATP, translated from the coding sequence ATGACACGACTATTGAAGTACTCTGGCTGGCTTCTGGGCGCCCTTTTGCTGCTGGTCTCCGGCCCCCTGCTGCTGGCAGCCACCGGCACCCAGCCCGAACGTAACGCCTGGCAAACCGCCAGCCGTGACAGCGCCGGCATAGCACCGACGGCAGCAGACACTCACGAGGCCATTGTTCAAGTATATGGCGCCCGGGCCTGGAGCTGGCGCGGTTATTTCGCGGTACACACCTGGGTGGCCACCAAAGAGGAAGGCGCCGATCACTACAAGGTGCATGAGGTCATTGGCTGGCGCCAGCACGTAGTCAGCTCCCGCCCGGACGACCCAGACCGCCACTGGTTCGGCGCCAGGCCAGAGTTGTATGCCGATATTCGGGGCGATGAAGCCAAAACACTGATTCCGGAAATTTATAAGGCGGTAGACTCGTACCCGTACATCAACGAATACGAGGCCTGGCCTGGCCCGAACAGCAACACGTTCGTGGCCTGGGTTATCCGGCAAACCCCGGGGCTGAACGTGGCGTTACCCAATCACGCCATCGGCAAGGATTACCTGGGTAATCGTGTGGGGGCAACAACACCCGGTGGTGCCGGTTACCAGCTTTCGCTGGGAGGCTATGTTGGTGTTCTGGCGGGCGTCCGGGAGGGTGTAGAACTGAATATTCTGGGATTGTCGCTGGGTGTTAATCCCTTGGCGCTGGGGATCAAGTTACCTGGGATTGGTGAGCTGGCATTGCGCAATACCAATCCTATGCCCGAGGCTACGCCTTAG
- a CDS encoding AzlD family protein, with the protein MAIETTTLGVLALIAIMAVVTLVTRFGGVFIMSFLRISPRVESFINTMASSVLIAIIVPMAVAGDLGALAALMTTGVAMLAIRKPLPAITLGLLAAALVRYLN; encoded by the coding sequence ATGGCGATTGAAACCACAACCCTGGGTGTTCTGGCGTTGATCGCCATCATGGCAGTGGTGACCCTGGTAACCCGCTTCGGCGGGGTGTTCATCATGTCGTTCCTGCGCATCAGCCCGCGGGTTGAGAGTTTCATCAACACCATGGCCAGTTCGGTGCTGATCGCTATCATCGTTCCCATGGCGGTGGCTGGCGATCTGGGCGCCCTGGCTGCGCTGATGACCACCGGCGTTGCCATGCTGGCCATCCGCAAACCTCTGCCGGCCATTACTCTGGGCCTTCTGGCTGCCGCGTTGGTGCGGTATCTCAACTAA
- a CDS encoding AzlC family ABC transporter permease, with translation MSASLYPYQFQPHRVRAEFFRLLPISLFVVAFGAAFGLAAIQKGLSPLESILMSTTVFAGASQFAAVDMWGTKVSVLPMIAVVFAINSRHLLMGASLYPMLKDVSPGKRYGLLLLLTDANWAVSAQEYQSGRRNLEVILGGGLVLWLAWMIGTGLGVYFGGLLQNPRALGLDMVLGCFLLAMALGGKKSPRILVAWLVAGAASLAAWKWLPPNMHVVVGALAGGVIGLFWLEPGAQSREDNLEVRHGD, from the coding sequence ATGTCTGCCAGTTTATATCCTTACCAATTTCAGCCGCACAGGGTGCGAGCTGAGTTTTTTCGTTTACTTCCCATCTCATTGTTCGTGGTGGCGTTTGGTGCTGCCTTTGGCCTGGCGGCCATCCAGAAGGGCTTGTCGCCGCTTGAATCCATCCTGATGAGCACCACCGTGTTCGCCGGTGCATCCCAGTTCGCCGCGGTGGACATGTGGGGCACCAAAGTCTCTGTGCTGCCAATGATTGCCGTGGTGTTTGCCATCAACTCCCGGCACCTGCTGATGGGCGCTTCTTTGTACCCCATGCTCAAAGACGTCTCGCCGGGCAAGCGCTACGGACTATTGCTGTTGCTGACAGACGCCAACTGGGCGGTCTCGGCGCAGGAGTACCAGAGTGGCCGGCGTAATCTTGAGGTGATCCTGGGGGGCGGGCTGGTGCTTTGGCTGGCCTGGATGATCGGTACCGGGTTGGGTGTGTACTTCGGTGGCCTGCTGCAGAACCCCAGAGCCCTGGGCCTGGATATGGTACTGGGCTGCTTTCTGTTGGCCATGGCCCTCGGTGGCAAGAAATCGCCCCGCATTCTCGTGGCCTGGCTGGTGGCCGGTGCTGCTTCGCTGGCGGCGTGGAAATGGCTGCCGCCCAATATGCACGTTGTGGTGGGTGCACTGGCCGGTGGTGTGATCGGACTGTTCTGGCTGGAACCCGGAGCCCAGAGCCGGGAAGATAACCTGGAGGTCCGGCATGGCGATTGA